The Cellulophaga sp. L1A9 genome window below encodes:
- a CDS encoding TetR/AcrR family transcriptional regulator, translating into MTTKAQRTTVYIVETVAPIFNKLGYVGTSMSDLTEATGLTKGALYGNFENKEALAIAAFEYNSKLLLDAIDKRINSEGTALEKLTNLLDFYRHYDEFTLPMGGCPVLNVGIDAKYNNKLLAGAAKEVAKTIEGKIALILENGINAGEIKLPVTPLQFAKQLYTMIQGAVAMATITDDRKYLLNTITYLEYLISNEIKK; encoded by the coding sequence ATGACAACCAAAGCCCAAAGAACTACTGTATACATTGTAGAAACTGTTGCACCCATATTTAACAAATTAGGATATGTTGGTACTAGTATGAGCGATTTGACAGAAGCAACAGGTCTTACCAAAGGCGCGCTGTATGGCAATTTTGAAAATAAAGAAGCGCTTGCTATAGCTGCTTTTGAATACAATAGTAAACTACTTTTAGATGCCATTGATAAACGGATCAATTCTGAAGGTACTGCCCTTGAAAAGTTAACTAATTTACTTGATTTTTATAGGCATTATGATGAATTCACCCTACCGATGGGAGGATGCCCTGTATTGAATGTTGGTATAGATGCAAAATATAATAATAAATTATTAGCAGGTGCAGCAAAAGAGGTTGCTAAAACTATAGAAGGTAAAATAGCCTTGATTTTAGAAAACGGAATTAATGCTGGAGAAATAAAATTACCCGTTACCCCTTTACAATTTGCTAAGCAATTATATACCATGATTCAGGGTGCTGTTGCCATGGCTACCATCACAGATGATCGAAAGTACCTATTAAATACAATAACCTATCTTGAATATTTAATTTCTAATGAGATTAAAAAATAA
- a CDS encoding MFS transporter has product MDAIKSNKKALLALAIGGFGIGMTEFVIMGILPDVATALQITIPQAGHFIAAYALGVVVGAPLLTGLGSKWSAHKVLLALMLWFTLFNSLSAFAENYTSLLVFRFLSGLPHGAFFGIGAVVAGKLVPKGKSAQGMAIMFSGLTLANVLGVPLGTYLGHHFSWNLSFMLVGVIGILAMLSVYFWMPAFPKSSTEGLRKDLQVFKRPELWVLILLTTIGTGGFFAWYSYIAPLLTEVSGYPESMVGYAMILAGLGMVVGNFVGAKMAEKLSPMKAIVLSLGMMSLVLLINTVVAQNPIAILVLTFVIGIISFTVATPIQMAIINASKGSEMLGSSMNQSAFNMGNASGAYLAGLPIAMGYGITSASIVGAALAGAGALIAIGILINRRKHAIKNKIKRLAFK; this is encoded by the coding sequence ATGGATGCGATAAAATCAAATAAAAAAGCACTATTAGCCTTAGCTATTGGAGGATTTGGAATAGGAATGACGGAATTTGTAATTATGGGAATCTTACCTGATGTTGCTACTGCTTTACAAATTACAATTCCTCAAGCAGGGCATTTTATAGCCGCTTATGCCTTAGGAGTAGTGGTAGGGGCTCCACTTTTAACAGGACTAGGCAGTAAATGGTCTGCCCATAAAGTTTTGCTAGCATTAATGCTTTGGTTTACACTGTTTAATAGCTTATCTGCTTTTGCAGAAAATTATACAAGTCTTTTAGTTTTTAGGTTTTTATCAGGACTTCCTCATGGAGCCTTTTTTGGAATTGGAGCTGTAGTTGCTGGAAAATTAGTACCAAAGGGGAAATCTGCTCAAGGTATGGCTATAATGTTTTCTGGATTAACCTTAGCCAATGTTCTAGGTGTTCCTCTAGGAACTTATTTGGGGCATCATTTTAGTTGGAATCTTTCTTTTATGTTAGTGGGAGTAATCGGAATTTTAGCAATGTTAAGCGTCTATTTTTGGATGCCTGCATTTCCTAAATCATCCACCGAAGGATTGCGAAAAGATTTACAAGTCTTTAAAAGACCAGAACTATGGGTGCTCATTCTATTAACGACAATAGGTACGGGCGGTTTTTTTGCTTGGTACAGTTATATTGCTCCATTGCTTACAGAAGTATCTGGGTATCCAGAAAGCATGGTTGGTTATGCTATGATATTAGCAGGTTTAGGAATGGTAGTGGGGAATTTTGTAGGTGCTAAAATGGCAGAAAAATTGAGTCCTATGAAAGCTATTGTTTTAAGCTTAGGGATGATGTCTTTAGTACTACTCATAAATACCGTTGTTGCTCAAAACCCTATAGCTATATTGGTGCTTACTTTTGTTATCGGTATCATTTCTTTTACTGTAGCTACGCCTATTCAAATGGCGATTATTAATGCTTCTAAAGGATCAGAAATGTTGGGTTCATCTATGAACCAAAGTGCTTTTAATATGGGGAATGCTTCTGGAGCATATTTAGCAGGATTGCCCATTGCAATGGGTTACGGGATAACTTCGGCAAGTATTGTAGGTGCTGCTTTAGCGGGTGCAGGTGCATTAATTGCTATTGGGATCCTAATCAACAGAAGAAAACATGCCATCAAAAATAAGATAAAGCGTTTAGCGTTTAAGTAG
- the ytxJ gene encoding bacillithiol system redox-active protein YtxJ, producing MGLFDSLFGNNKEAKPKEEKAALPWIALASLDQLEEIKEKSKTKPQIIFKHSTTCGISRMVMNTFKNTYALDKNQADLYYLDLLSNREVSNETGYKFQVMHQSPQLIVIKNGVAVANASHGSINEVALEQFV from the coding sequence ATGGGATTATTTGATAGTCTATTCGGAAATAATAAAGAGGCAAAACCTAAAGAGGAAAAAGCAGCATTGCCATGGATTGCTTTAGCTTCATTAGATCAATTAGAAGAAATAAAAGAAAAGTCTAAAACGAAACCACAAATTATTTTTAAACATTCCACCACGTGCGGTATTAGCCGCATGGTTATGAATACCTTTAAAAATACGTATGCTTTGGATAAGAATCAGGCCGATTTATATTATTTAGATTTACTAAGTAATAGAGAAGTTTCTAATGAAACAGGATATAAATTTCAGGTGATGCATCAATCTCCGCAATTAATCGTAATTAAGAATGGAGTGGCAGTAGCTAATGCTTCTCATGGAAGTATTAATGAGGTTGCCCTAGAGCAATTTGTGTAG
- a CDS encoding NADP-dependent glyceraldehyde-3-phosphate dehydrogenase translates to MKTTIPEEFQIKETIEQKTYLVDGELKKWSGNTTQVFSTISSTEDYKPTLLGSIPDMGEPEAMDALNAATKAYGRGQGVWPTMHVKDRIDCMEAFVKKMETKREEVVKLLMWEIGKSLPDSQKEFDRTVEYIYDTIEDYKQLDRNAAKFQKHDGVYAHIKRGPLGVVLCLGPYNYPLNETFALLIPAIIMGNTAIFKPAKHGVLLITPLLEAFQSCFPKGVINILFGRGRAVAAPIMQTGKVDVLALIGNSKSANALQNQHPKSNRLRLVLGLEAKNPAIVLPDADLDLTIDECIAGTLSFNGQRCTALKVVYVHEDIAEEFNKRFSKRVDELKFGNPWDDGAKLTPLPEPEKPAYIQGLIDDALVKGAKILNKKGGEHADNYIWPAVLYPVTKDMNVYKEEQFGPVIPIVPFKNIEEPLDDMAESNYGQQVSLFGKDVYALAPLIDSLVNLVCRVNLNSSCQRGPDVYPFTGRKDSAQATLSVHDALRSFSIRTFVAFKDNDLNTEIIEQLLDAKLSNFVSTDYIL, encoded by the coding sequence ATGAAAACTACAATTCCAGAGGAATTTCAGATTAAAGAAACAATTGAACAAAAAACATATTTAGTAGATGGTGAATTAAAAAAGTGGAGTGGCAATACCACACAAGTTTTTTCTACAATATCCTCTACAGAAGATTATAAGCCTACCTTATTAGGCTCTATCCCAGATATGGGAGAACCAGAAGCTATGGATGCTTTAAATGCAGCTACAAAAGCATATGGTAGAGGTCAAGGTGTTTGGCCTACCATGCACGTGAAAGATCGTATAGATTGCATGGAAGCTTTCGTTAAGAAGATGGAAACGAAGCGTGAAGAAGTTGTAAAATTATTGATGTGGGAAATCGGCAAATCATTACCAGATTCTCAAAAAGAATTTGATAGAACTGTAGAGTACATTTATGATACGATAGAGGATTACAAACAACTAGACCGTAATGCCGCAAAGTTTCAAAAACACGATGGTGTTTATGCCCATATAAAAAGAGGTCCCTTAGGCGTTGTTCTTTGCTTAGGACCTTATAATTATCCATTAAATGAGACCTTTGCATTACTGATTCCTGCAATTATTATGGGGAATACAGCTATTTTTAAACCTGCAAAACATGGTGTATTATTAATTACTCCTTTGTTAGAAGCTTTTCAATCTTGTTTTCCAAAAGGCGTAATCAATATTCTTTTTGGTAGAGGTAGAGCGGTAGCAGCGCCTATTATGCAAACAGGTAAAGTAGATGTTTTAGCACTAATTGGAAATAGTAAATCTGCAAATGCCTTGCAGAATCAGCACCCAAAAAGTAACCGTTTGCGATTAGTACTTGGTTTAGAAGCAAAAAATCCTGCTATTGTACTTCCTGATGCCGACTTAGATTTGACGATTGATGAGTGTATCGCGGGTACATTATCCTTCAACGGTCAGCGTTGTACTGCTTTAAAAGTAGTCTATGTTCATGAAGATATTGCTGAGGAATTTAACAAACGATTTTCTAAACGTGTTGATGAACTTAAATTTGGAAACCCTTGGGATGATGGGGCGAAATTAACTCCATTACCAGAGCCAGAAAAGCCAGCATATATTCAAGGTTTAATTGATGACGCCCTTGTTAAAGGAGCAAAAATTTTGAATAAAAAAGGAGGTGAGCATGCAGATAACTATATCTGGCCTGCAGTGCTATACCCTGTTACTAAGGACATGAATGTTTATAAAGAAGAGCAATTTGGACCTGTTATTCCTATAGTTCCTTTTAAAAACATAGAGGAGCCTTTAGATGACATGGCAGAGTCCAATTACGGGCAGCAAGTTAGTTTGTTTGGGAAAGATGTATATGCGCTTGCTCCACTAATAGATTCTTTAGTGAACCTAGTATGCCGTGTAAACTTAAATAGCTCTTGTCAACGTGGACCAGATGTGTACCCGTTTACAGGAAGAAAAGATTCTGCGCAAGCCACTTTAAGTGTGCATGATGCCTTGCGTTCTTTTTCTATTAGAACTTTTGTCGCTTTCAAAGACAATGACTTGAATACAGAAATTATTGAACAATTATTAGATGCTAAACTTTCTAATTTTGTAAGTACTGATTATATCTTATAA
- the ilvA gene encoding threonine ammonia-lyase IlvA, with the protein MKYFPKIEDIYTAATTIKQVVAENTPLQESIRYSKQYDANILLKREDLHRVRSYKIRGAFNKIYSLSAEERKKGVVCASAGNHAQGVAFACNHLKIKGTIYMPSVTPQQKIEQTQLFGGEWVTIVLKGDTFDDSYKASMKFCNENDKVFVHPFDDPKTIEGQATVGLEIIQQTTATIDYVFVAIGGGGLAAGLCSVFHQLSPNTKIIGVEPEGAASMKTSIENGVNTELEHIDKFVDGAAVQKVGDLTFEICKKHLHDVITVPEGKVCQTILDLYNRDAIVVEPAGALTLSVLDLYSTEIKGKNVVCIVSGSNNDITRTAEIKERALLYRNLKHYFIVRFPQRPGALKEFVVDILGPTDDITHFEYSKKSSKENAPAVVGIELKSADNLQPLIERMKANNFFGDYLNDKPDLFQYLV; encoded by the coding sequence ATGAAATACTTCCCGAAAATAGAAGATATATATACTGCGGCTACCACTATAAAACAAGTAGTAGCAGAAAATACTCCGTTACAAGAAAGCATCCGATATTCTAAACAATACGATGCGAATATTCTTTTAAAACGAGAAGATTTGCACCGTGTGCGATCGTACAAAATTAGAGGTGCATTTAATAAAATTTATAGTCTAAGCGCTGAAGAAAGAAAAAAAGGCGTTGTCTGTGCTAGCGCTGGTAACCATGCACAAGGGGTAGCTTTTGCGTGTAACCATCTCAAGATAAAAGGGACTATTTATATGCCTTCTGTAACTCCGCAGCAAAAAATTGAGCAAACACAGCTTTTCGGTGGAGAATGGGTTACGATCGTTTTGAAAGGAGATACTTTTGACGACTCTTATAAAGCTTCTATGAAATTCTGTAACGAGAATGATAAGGTTTTTGTCCATCCTTTTGATGATCCTAAAACGATAGAAGGTCAGGCAACCGTTGGTCTCGAAATTATTCAACAAACGACCGCCACTATAGATTATGTTTTTGTAGCTATCGGTGGTGGTGGATTGGCTGCTGGCCTTTGTAGTGTATTTCATCAATTGTCGCCCAATACTAAAATTATAGGTGTGGAACCAGAAGGCGCTGCATCCATGAAAACATCTATAGAAAATGGCGTAAATACGGAGTTAGAACATATCGATAAATTTGTAGATGGTGCTGCTGTGCAGAAAGTGGGCGATTTGACCTTCGAAATCTGTAAAAAACATTTACATGATGTCATTACTGTTCCAGAAGGTAAAGTATGTCAAACTATTTTAGACCTGTACAATCGTGATGCTATTGTTGTAGAACCTGCAGGGGCATTAACCTTATCTGTTTTAGATCTTTACAGTACCGAAATAAAAGGTAAAAATGTAGTCTGCATTGTTAGCGGGAGCAATAACGATATTACTAGAACAGCAGAAATTAAAGAACGCGCTTTACTTTACCGAAATTTAAAACACTATTTTATTGTTCGTTTTCCCCAACGCCCCGGAGCATTAAAGGAGTTTGTTGTTGATATCCTAGGTCCTACTGATGATATTACTCATTTTGAATACTCTAAAAAATCCAGTAAAGAAAATGCACCTGCTGTAGTGGGTATAGAGCTTAAAAGTGCCGATAATTTACAACCCTTAATTGAACGGATGAAAGCCAATAATTTCTTCGGAGACTACTTAAATGATAAGCCAGATTTGTTTCAATATCTAGTGTAA
- a CDS encoding TonB-dependent receptor yields the protein MKILVFAMLLLLHINVIAQETINGKVIDHQGIPVMGANVYLEGTYDGTATNEDGIFSFQTTETGVQTLVVSSISYETYATSSDLSTFKNFTVKLRDDVNTLDAVTVNAGTFKAGDNAKVTVLKPLDIVTTAGALGDVMGALQTLPGTSTVAEDGRLFVRGGDADETQIFVDGMRVFTPYAPSANNIPTRGRLSPFLFKGITFSTGGYSAEYGQALSSVLLLSSIDEPLEEKTELSLMTVGLGVGNTQKWKANSLSINASYMNLEPYQKLFPGNNIWHKPIETLGGEAVYRYKFKNDGLLKVYGAFSALNFDLTQVDINEPLGIRFAIENRNLYINTSYKDFLAKDWSILTGVSFSNDKSKLKFSDADVTDVENSAHFKLVLNKYFSSRYKLNFGAEYFSTNFKENYTTATTAINDYGFDNNLLSSFIETDIFFSKNLATKIGFRGEYSQLLEEFNVSPRISLAYKSGANAQFSLAYGQFFQNPKNDYLKFGSDFSAENTTHLIANYQYVKNKQIFRAEVYYKDYNNLVKYDTPIALPMSNYSNKGGGFAKGLDIFWRDNKTVKNTEYWVSYSYLDTERDYKNYPVTATPNFASTHNASLVLKHWVENWKSQIGLSYNFATGRSYTNPNTDGFLTEKTKNYTALNANWAYLISPQKILYFSVSNVLGTKNINGYQYADEVNGSGTFDRRALTPNTDSFFFVGLFWTISDNKKDNQLDNL from the coding sequence ATGAAAATTTTAGTATTTGCCATGCTATTACTGCTACACATAAATGTAATAGCACAAGAAACCATTAATGGAAAAGTTATTGATCACCAGGGTATACCGGTAATGGGAGCTAATGTGTATTTAGAAGGCACCTATGATGGAACCGCAACTAATGAAGATGGTATATTCTCTTTTCAAACAACAGAAACCGGAGTACAGACTTTGGTCGTCTCCTCTATTTCTTACGAAACGTATGCCACATCTTCTGATCTAAGCACATTTAAAAACTTTACAGTAAAACTGCGGGATGATGTAAATACGTTGGATGCGGTCACCGTAAATGCAGGAACATTTAAAGCGGGTGATAATGCAAAAGTAACCGTATTAAAGCCCTTAGATATAGTGACTACTGCTGGAGCACTTGGTGATGTGATGGGAGCTTTACAAACCTTACCAGGAACCTCTACTGTGGCAGAAGATGGCAGGTTGTTTGTTCGTGGTGGTGATGCCGATGAAACCCAAATTTTTGTAGATGGCATGCGCGTATTTACTCCTTACGCCCCTTCTGCGAATAACATTCCTACTAGAGGTAGATTGTCTCCTTTTTTGTTTAAGGGAATCACATTTTCTACTGGTGGGTATTCTGCGGAATATGGCCAAGCGTTATCTAGTGTTCTTCTGCTTAGCAGTATAGATGAACCTCTGGAAGAAAAAACAGAACTATCCCTAATGACGGTAGGTTTAGGTGTTGGTAATACCCAAAAATGGAAGGCTAATTCTTTGAGTATAAATGCTTCATATATGAATTTAGAACCATACCAGAAATTATTTCCTGGGAATAATATTTGGCACAAACCCATAGAAACTTTAGGAGGAGAAGCAGTATATCGATACAAATTTAAAAACGATGGTTTATTAAAAGTATATGGTGCTTTTAGTGCTTTAAATTTTGATCTTACCCAAGTAGACATCAATGAACCCTTAGGGATTAGATTTGCAATAGAAAATAGAAACTTATATATCAACACCTCTTATAAAGATTTTTTAGCCAAAGATTGGAGTATTCTAACGGGTGTATCATTCTCCAATGATAAGTCTAAATTAAAATTTAGTGATGCTGATGTTACCGATGTTGAGAATTCTGCTCATTTTAAATTGGTTCTCAATAAATATTTTTCTAGCAGGTACAAACTAAACTTTGGTGCAGAATACTTTAGTACAAACTTTAAAGAAAACTATACAACCGCTACTACAGCAATCAACGACTACGGTTTTGATAATAACCTCTTGAGTAGTTTTATAGAAACAGATATTTTCTTTTCTAAGAATTTAGCCACCAAAATTGGCTTTAGAGGGGAGTATTCTCAATTATTAGAAGAATTTAATGTATCTCCTAGAATTTCCTTAGCCTATAAATCTGGAGCAAATGCACAATTTTCTTTGGCTTATGGTCAATTTTTCCAAAACCCAAAGAATGACTATCTAAAATTTGGTTCTGATTTCTCTGCGGAAAACACAACGCATTTAATTGCCAATTACCAGTATGTTAAAAACAAGCAGATATTTAGAGCAGAAGTATATTATAAGGATTACAATAATCTAGTAAAATATGATACGCCAATAGCGCTTCCTATGTCTAATTATTCTAATAAAGGTGGTGGCTTTGCTAAAGGGCTTGATATTTTTTGGAGGGACAACAAAACAGTAAAAAATACAGAATACTGGGTCTCCTATTCTTATTTAGATACTGAAAGAGATTATAAAAACTATCCCGTTACCGCAACTCCCAACTTTGCCTCTACGCACAATGCCTCTTTGGTATTAAAGCATTGGGTAGAAAACTGGAAAAGTCAGATAGGGCTTAGTTATAATTTTGCTACCGGTCGCTCCTATACCAACCCAAATACGGATGGGTTTTTAACCGAAAAAACTAAAAACTATACTGCTTTAAATGCCAATTGGGCGTATCTCATTAGTCCGCAAAAAATTCTTTATTTCTCGGTAAGCAATGTCTTAGGTACCAAGAATATTAATGGATATCAATATGCTGATGAAGTAAATGGTTCTGGAACATTTGATCGTAGAGCACTTACACCCAATACAGATAGCTTCTTCTTTGTAGGTTTATTTTGGACCATTAGTGATAACAAGAAAGACAATCAGCTTGATAATTTGTAA
- a CDS encoding M48 family metallopeptidase → MKTIVFVFTFMLTLNLAAQTSYEKGMSKAFQLWQEQKNTEASQLFERIATAEKENWLPPYYLATVEIVSSFGIQEEDMLTSKLTRAKKYLDQAANLSKHNPEIIISYALLNTAYIAFDGQKYGMTLSAENAVLYNKALEIAPENPRVVLSKAEWDMGSAKFFGKSTQPFCDDITRAIELFNKEEQTIQFYPYSGIERAEAVHTSCKKETSPK, encoded by the coding sequence ATGAAAACTATTGTATTTGTATTCACCTTTATGCTTACCTTAAATCTAGCTGCACAGACCTCTTATGAAAAAGGAATGAGTAAAGCCTTCCAATTATGGCAAGAACAAAAAAATACAGAAGCATCACAGCTATTTGAACGAATTGCAACTGCGGAAAAAGAAAATTGGCTACCACCTTACTATTTAGCCACTGTTGAAATAGTGAGCAGTTTTGGTATTCAAGAAGAAGATATGCTTACCTCAAAACTAACGCGGGCAAAAAAATATTTAGATCAGGCTGCCAACTTATCTAAACATAATCCAGAAATCATCATAAGTTATGCCTTATTAAATACCGCCTATATTGCTTTTGATGGACAAAAGTACGGCATGACTTTATCTGCAGAAAATGCGGTACTTTACAATAAAGCATTAGAAATAGCCCCAGAAAATCCAAGAGTGGTATTAAGTAAAGCCGAATGGGATATGGGGTCTGCAAAATTCTTTGGAAAATCTACTCAACCCTTTTGCGATGATATAACGCGTGCTATAGAATTATTTAATAAGGAAGAACAAACCATACAATTTTACCCTTATAGTGGAATAGAACGTGCAGAAGCAGTGCATACGTCTTGTAAAAAAGAAACCTCTCCTAAATAA
- the clpB gene encoding ATP-dependent chaperone ClpB has translation MNINNFTTKSQEAVQLAQQLAQEMGHQQIENEHIFKAISQVDENVTPFILKKLNVNTDLLFQMVDKQLESFPKVTGGDLVFSRETGKTLNDASSIAKVMEDEYVSIEHLLLAIFNSKSKIGQILKDQGVTEKNFKAAIQELRKGAKVTSQGAEDTYNSLNKYAKNLNDLADKGKLDPVIGRDEEIRRVLQILSRRTKNNPMLVGEPGVGKTAIAEGLARRIVQGDVPENLKDKVIYSLDMGALIAGAKYKGEFEERLKSVIKEVTSSDGNVVLFIDEIHTLVGAGGGDGAMDAANILKPALARGELRAIGATTLDEYQKYFEKDKALERRFQKIIVDEPDTESAISILRGIKDKYEAHHKVRIKDEAVISAVELSQRYITNRFLPDKAIDLIDEAAAKLRMEINSKPEELDVLDRKIMQLEIEVEAIKRENDKTKLQALNLDLANIKEDRNEIFAKWESEKTVVDDIQKTKQDIEDFKLEAERAERNGDYGKVAELRYGKIKESQEKLESLQHVLDEQQQGDTMIKEEVTSEDIAQVVAKWTGIPVTKMLQSEREKLLQLEAVLHKRVVGQEEAIEAVSDAIRRSRAGLQDTKRPIGSFLFLGTTGVGKTELAKTLASYLFDDESAMTRIDMSEYQERHSVSRLVGAPPGYVGYDEGGQLTEAVRRRPYSVVLLDEIEKAHPDTFNVLLQVLDEGRLTDNKGRVADFKNTIIIMTSNMGSHIIQEKFESNPDASSATEAARDEVLGLLKKTIRPEFLNRIDDIIMFTPLSKKDIVKIVRLQLDGLKKMLAKQNITVDATDETIKYLAEKGYDPQYGARPIKRVIQKEVLNTLSKEILSGKITTDSVVLIDSFDDQLVFRNQEEMA, from the coding sequence ATGAATATTAATAATTTCACTACAAAATCGCAGGAGGCGGTGCAACTCGCACAGCAACTTGCGCAAGAGATGGGACATCAGCAAATTGAAAATGAACACATTTTTAAAGCGATTAGTCAGGTTGATGAAAATGTAACTCCCTTTATTTTAAAGAAACTGAATGTAAATACCGATTTATTATTTCAAATGGTAGACAAGCAGTTAGAAAGTTTTCCTAAAGTCACTGGAGGAGATTTAGTCTTTTCTCGTGAAACAGGAAAAACGTTGAATGATGCTTCTTCTATTGCTAAGGTTATGGAAGATGAGTATGTATCTATCGAACACTTGCTTTTAGCCATTTTTAATTCTAAAAGTAAAATTGGTCAGATTCTAAAAGATCAAGGGGTAACTGAGAAAAATTTTAAAGCAGCTATTCAAGAATTACGTAAAGGTGCAAAGGTTACTTCGCAAGGAGCAGAAGACACGTATAATTCCTTAAATAAATATGCGAAAAATTTAAATGATCTAGCCGATAAAGGAAAATTAGATCCTGTAATTGGTCGCGATGAAGAAATTCGTAGAGTGCTACAAATATTATCCCGTAGAACAAAAAACAATCCAATGTTAGTGGGAGAACCAGGTGTTGGTAAAACAGCCATAGCAGAAGGCTTGGCCCGTAGAATTGTTCAAGGCGATGTTCCTGAAAATTTAAAGGATAAGGTGATTTATTCTTTAGATATGGGAGCCTTAATTGCGGGTGCAAAATATAAAGGGGAGTTTGAAGAGCGTTTAAAATCTGTTATTAAGGAAGTGACGTCTTCTGATGGAAATGTAGTATTGTTCATTGATGAGATTCACACCCTTGTTGGTGCCGGTGGCGGTGATGGTGCTATGGATGCTGCCAATATTCTTAAACCTGCTTTAGCAAGAGGTGAACTTAGAGCAATAGGCGCTACGACCCTAGATGAATATCAAAAATATTTTGAAAAGGATAAAGCTTTAGAACGTAGATTTCAGAAAATTATCGTTGATGAACCCGATACGGAAAGTGCAATATCTATTCTTCGAGGTATTAAAGATAAATATGAAGCGCACCACAAAGTACGGATCAAAGATGAAGCGGTTATTTCTGCAGTAGAATTATCTCAGCGGTATATTACCAATCGTTTTTTACCCGATAAAGCCATTGATTTAATTGATGAAGCAGCGGCAAAACTGCGAATGGAAATTAATTCTAAACCAGAAGAGTTAGATGTCCTAGATCGCAAAATTATGCAGCTTGAAATTGAAGTTGAAGCGATTAAACGTGAGAATGATAAAACGAAGCTACAAGCCTTAAATCTAGATTTAGCAAATATCAAAGAAGACCGTAACGAGATTTTCGCAAAATGGGAAAGCGAAAAAACAGTCGTAGACGATATTCAGAAAACCAAACAGGACATTGAGGATTTTAAACTTGAAGCTGAACGTGCAGAACGTAATGGTGATTATGGTAAGGTAGCCGAGTTGCGCTATGGAAAAATAAAAGAGTCTCAAGAAAAACTAGAGAGCTTACAGCATGTATTAGACGAGCAACAGCAAGGTGATACCATGATAAAAGAAGAGGTAACTAGTGAGGATATTGCACAAGTTGTTGCTAAATGGACAGGTATTCCTGTAACTAAAATGTTACAAAGCGAGCGTGAAAAACTATTACAATTAGAAGCTGTTTTACACAAACGCGTGGTGGGTCAAGAAGAAGCTATTGAAGCTGTTTCTGACGCTATACGCCGAAGTAGAGCTGGTTTACAAGATACCAAGCGCCCCATTGGTTCTTTCTTATTTTTAGGGACTACAGGAGTTGGTAAAACGGAGTTAGCGAAAACCCTTGCCAGTTATTTATTTGATGACGAAAGTGCGATGACTAGAATAGATATGAGTGAATATCAAGAACGTCATTCCGTGAGTAGATTGGTAGGAGCACCTCCAGGATATGTAGGTTATGATGAAGGAGGACAATTGACAGAAGCAGTGCGTCGTAGACCATATTCTGTGGTGTTATTAGATGAGATAGAAAAAGCACACCCAGATACCTTTAATGTTCTTTTACAGGTATTGGATGAAGGTAGACTTACAGATAATAAAGGGCGTGTAGCAGATTTTAAGAATACGATTATAATTATGACGAGTAATATGGGTAGCCATATTATTCAGGAGAAATTTGAATCTAACCCTGATGCTTCTAGTGCAACAGAAGCAGCACGTGATGAAGTTCTAGGGCTGTTGAAAAAAACGATCCGACCAGAGTTTTTAAATCGTATTGATGATATTATCATGTTTACGCCATTAAGTAAAAAAGACATTGTCAAAATCGTACGTTTACAATTAGATGGATTGAAAAAAATGTTAGCAAAACAGAATATTACTGTTGATGCTACAGACGAAACCATCAAGTATTTGGCCGAAAAAGGATATGATCCACAATATGGAGCACGCCCAATAAAACGTGTGATTCAGAAAGAAGTTTTAAATACCCTTTCTAAAGAGATATTAAGTGGTAAAATCACCACGGATAGTGTTGTTTTAATAGATTCATTTGATGATCAATTGGTCTTTAGAAACCAAGAAGAAATGGCTTAA